The following coding sequences are from one uncultured Desulfobacter sp. window:
- a CDS encoding universal stress protein: MQDIKRVVTPIDFSDNTETIVSTAVCIAGKFSAHLDLIFVVEKFEDYAPFFTPPTNLPAMRDDLLNAAKERMNAFIETHQDEFNSSGISSVNGQVISGDIAESIINYAEWADAQLIIMGTHGYKGLNRIVFGSVAEKVVKTACCPVMTINPYRKECEDTPKQR, encoded by the coding sequence ATGCAAGATATAAAACGTGTTGTAACCCCGATAGATTTTAGCGATAACACAGAAACGATTGTCAGTACGGCAGTGTGTATTGCCGGAAAATTTTCGGCACATCTTGACTTGATTTTTGTTGTCGAAAAATTTGAGGATTATGCGCCCTTTTTTACGCCGCCAACAAACCTGCCCGCCATGAGAGATGATTTGCTCAATGCCGCTAAAGAACGGATGAATGCATTCATAGAAACGCATCAGGACGAATTTAACAGTTCGGGGATATCCTCTGTGAACGGCCAGGTGATCTCCGGAGATATTGCGGAGTCTATTATCAACTATGCCGAGTGGGCGGACGCCCAACTTATTATCATGGGTACCCATGGCTATAAGGGGTTGAACAGAATCGTGTTCGGTAGTGTGGCGGAAAAGGTTGTCAAAACGGCATGCTGTCCGGTGATGACCATTAATCCCTATCGCAAGGAGTGTGAAGACACGCCAAAACAGCGATAG